A DNA window from Brachionichthys hirsutus isolate HB-005 chromosome 10, CSIRO-AGI_Bhir_v1, whole genome shotgun sequence contains the following coding sequences:
- the sgcd gene encoding delta-sarcoglycan isoform X1 — protein sequence MTQEHCTHRNHVQSSDKPHVYKVGIYGWRKRCLYFFILLLMILILINLALTIWILKVMNFTIDGMGNLRITEKGLKLEGPSEFLKPLYAKEIQSKPGRPLFLQSSRNVSVNVVNGNNQLLTQLITGSSGFKARGKMFEVKSTSGKLLFSADEKEVVVGAERLRVMGAEGATFSKSVETPHVRAEPFKELRLESPTRALLMEAPKGIQILAEAGDIQAICRNELRLESKDGEISLDARRIRLMRLPEGKASSSSPSSSSSSSSGTRQTVYEVCVCSNGRLFLSQAGTGSTCPISNSICL from the exons ATGACCCAAGAACACTGCACTCATAGGAACCATGTCCAGAGCTCAGACAAACCACACGTGTACAAAGTGGGAATCTACGGCTGGAGAAAACGCTGCCTTTACTTCTTCATCCTTCTGCTgatgatcctgatcctgatcaaTTTGGCTCTAACGATCTGGATCCTCAAGGTCATGAACTTTACCATA GATGGCATGGGTAACCTCAGAATCACAGAGAAGGGCCTGAAACTGGAAGGGCCCTCCGAGTTCCTGAAACCCCTCTACGCCAAAGAGATCCAGTCCAAACCA GGCCGCCCGCTGTTCCTGCAGTCGTCCAGAAACGTGTCGGTCAACGTCGTCAACGGCAACAAccagctgctgactcagctgATCACAG GATCCAGTGGATTTAAAGCACGAGGAAAGATGTTTGAAGTCAAATCGACCTCTGGGAAGCTCCTCTTCTCCGCCGATGAgaaggaggtggtggtgggagcCGAGAGGCTGCGGGTGATGG GGGCTGAAGGGGCCACGTTCAGCAAATCAGTGGAGACGCCCCATGTCAGGGCGGAGCCCTTCAAAGAGCTCAG GCTGGAGTCTCCCACTCGTGCCCTGCTGATGGAGGCCCCCAAAGGGATCCAGATCCTGGCTGAGGCCGGAGACATCCAGGCCATCTGCAGGAACGAGCTGCGACTGGAGTCCAAAGACGGAGAG ATCTCTCTGGACGCCCGGAGAATCCGCCTGATGCGTCTCCCCGAGGGGAAGGCGTCCTCCAGctccccgtcctcgtcctcgtcctcgtcctccgggACCAGGCAGACGGTCTACGAGGTTTGTGTCTGCAGCAACGGGAGACTCTTCCTGTCCCAGGCCGGCACCGGGTCGACCTGCCCCATCAGCAACAGCATCTGCCTCTAG
- the LOC137900657 gene encoding maternal B9.10 protein-like has product MKEEIAAAVFFMARLVKRYGGLDHEDRDRFAAALTSVLFESYKNHWHPNAPSRGQAYRCLRMNRVLLRDPVLQQACERGGVPYGDLGLPRELTVWVDPGEVSCRYGERSSPFCVSALDRCRRGDGEFSRRVHDAVERASLDIPSGSSSDEDEEGGGHNSPSSSALSAPAPPPNPEPKTIPTVSNPNSVYRLSEFSPAAPQTWLREKRKAFGGDSFPPHIPSAAAPPPPFSSQRGFKSYRPSFTFAGPRVDKYHWVSKSRS; this is encoded by the exons ATGAAGGAGGAGATCGCTGCCGCCGTGTTCTTCATGGCCCGGCTGGTCAAGCGGTACGGCGGTCTGGACCACGAGGACCGGGACCGGTTCGCTGCGGCGCTCACCTCCGTCCTGTTTGAGAGCTACAAAAACCACTGGCACCCGAACGCACCAAGCAGGGGCCAGGCCTACAG GTGTCTTCGTATGAACCgggttctgctgcgggacccgGTTCTGCAGCAGGCCTGTGAGCGGGGCGGGGTCCCGTACGGGGATCTCGGCCTCCCGCGGGAGCTGACGGTGTGGGTGGACCCTGGGGAGGTGTCCTGCAG GTACGGCGAACGCAGCAGTCCGTTCTGCGTCTCGGCATTGGACCGCTGTCGCCGTGGAGATGGGGAATTCTCCCGCCGCGTCCACGACGCCGTGGAGCGAGCGAGCCTCGACATCCCGTCAGGAAGCTCTTCggatgaggacgaggagggcGGTGGCCACAACAGCCCTAGTAGCTCCGCCCTCTCTgcgccggccccgccccccaacCCAGAGCCCAAGACCATTCCGACCGTCAGCAATCCCAACAGCGTGTACCGG ctcagcgagttctctcctgctgctcctcagaccTGGCTGAGGGAGAAGCGGAAGGCCTTTGGCGGGGATTCGTTCCCGCCTCACATTCCCTCCgctgcagccccgccccctccgttCTCCAGCCAGAGAGGCTTCAAGTCCTACCGACCCTCGTTCACGTTCGCCGGGCCTCGTGTCGACAAGTACCACTGGGTCAGCAAGTCCCGGTCCTAG
- the sgcd gene encoding delta-sarcoglycan isoform X2 — MVQMMTQEHCTHRNHVQSSDKPHVYKVGIYGWRKRCLYFFILLLMILILINLALTIWILKVMNFTIDGMGNLRITEKGLKLEGPSEFLKPLYAKEIQSKPGRPLFLQSSRNVSVNVVNGNNQLLTQLITGSSGFKARGKMFEVKSTSGKLLFSADEKEVVVGAERLRVMGAEGATFSKSVETPHVRAEPFKELRLESPTRALLMEAPKGIQILAEAGDIQAICRNELRLESKDGEISLDARRIRLMRLPEGKASSSSPSSSSSSSSGTRQTVYEVCVCSNGRLFLSQAGTGSTCPISNSICL; from the exons ATGGTACAGATG ATGACCCAAGAACACTGCACTCATAGGAACCATGTCCAGAGCTCAGACAAACCACACGTGTACAAAGTGGGAATCTACGGCTGGAGAAAACGCTGCCTTTACTTCTTCATCCTTCTGCTgatgatcctgatcctgatcaaTTTGGCTCTAACGATCTGGATCCTCAAGGTCATGAACTTTACCATA GATGGCATGGGTAACCTCAGAATCACAGAGAAGGGCCTGAAACTGGAAGGGCCCTCCGAGTTCCTGAAACCCCTCTACGCCAAAGAGATCCAGTCCAAACCA GGCCGCCCGCTGTTCCTGCAGTCGTCCAGAAACGTGTCGGTCAACGTCGTCAACGGCAACAAccagctgctgactcagctgATCACAG GATCCAGTGGATTTAAAGCACGAGGAAAGATGTTTGAAGTCAAATCGACCTCTGGGAAGCTCCTCTTCTCCGCCGATGAgaaggaggtggtggtgggagcCGAGAGGCTGCGGGTGATGG GGGCTGAAGGGGCCACGTTCAGCAAATCAGTGGAGACGCCCCATGTCAGGGCGGAGCCCTTCAAAGAGCTCAG GCTGGAGTCTCCCACTCGTGCCCTGCTGATGGAGGCCCCCAAAGGGATCCAGATCCTGGCTGAGGCCGGAGACATCCAGGCCATCTGCAGGAACGAGCTGCGACTGGAGTCCAAAGACGGAGAG ATCTCTCTGGACGCCCGGAGAATCCGCCTGATGCGTCTCCCCGAGGGGAAGGCGTCCTCCAGctccccgtcctcgtcctcgtcctcgtcctccgggACCAGGCAGACGGTCTACGAGGTTTGTGTCTGCAGCAACGGGAGACTCTTCCTGTCCCAGGCCGGCACCGGGTCGACCTGCCCCATCAGCAACAGCATCTGCCTCTAG
- the LOC137900917 gene encoding heterogeneous nuclear ribonucleoprotein A/B-like translates to MADSETLFMETSDQNGDEDQNGAEQELMVGDESQDNGTDGGKIDASKGEEDAGKMFVGGLSWDTSKKDLKDYFTKFGEVSDCTIKMDSNTGRSRGFGFVLFKDSSSVDKVLQQKEHRLDGRPIDPKRAMAMKKEPVKKIFVGGLNPDATEDAIREYFGTFGEIETIELPIDPKSKKRRGFIFITYKDEANVKKCLEKKYHNIEGGRCELKIAQPKEVYQQQQQQYGGRGGGGGWGARGGARGRGGQGQSWNQGYGGNWNQGYGNQGSYGGYGGYGGYGSYDYSSGYYGYGPGYDYNQGDANYGKTPRRGAHQAGYKPY, encoded by the exons ATGGCAGACAGCGAGACCCTCTTCATGGAGACCTCCGACCAGAACGGGGACGAGGACCAGAACGGCGCCGAGCAGGAGCTCATGGTGGGGGACGAGAGCCAGGACAACGGGACGGACGGGGGCAAGATCGACGCCAGCAAGGGGGAGGAGGACGCCGG GAAAATGTTCGTGGGGGGCCTCAGCTGGGACACGAGTAAAAAGGACCTGAAGGATTACTTCACGAAGTTCGGCGAGGTGTCGGATTGCACCATCAAGATGGACTCCAACACGGGCCGGTCCCGGGGCTTCGGCTTCGTCCTCTTCAAGGACTCCAGCAGCGTGGATAag gtgctgcagcagaaggagcaCAGACTGGACGGACGCCCGATCGACCCCAAGAGGGCGATGGCCATGAAGAAGGAGCCCGTGAAGAAGATCTTCGTCGGGGGCCTGAACCCCGACGCCACAGAGGACGCCATCAGGGAATACTTCGGGACCTTTGGAGAG atcGAGACCATCGAGCTTCCCATCGACCCAAagtcgaagaagaggaggggcttcatcttcatcacatacAAAGACGAAGCCAACGTCAAGAAGTGTCTGGAGAAGAAATACCACAACATCGAGGGCGGCCGG TGTGAGCTGAAGATCGCCCAGCCCAAGGAGGtgtaccagcagcagcagcagcagtacgggggccgcggcggcggcgggggctgGGGGGCCCGCGGCGGCGCCCGGGGGCGTGGCG GTCAGGGCCAGAGCTGGAACCAGGGCTACGGGGGCAACTGGAACCAGGGCTACGGGAACCAGGGCAGCTACGGGGGCTACGGCGGCTACGGGGGCTACGGCAGTTACGACTACTCTTCTGGTTACTATGGTTACGGCCCCGGCTACGATTACA ACCAGGGCGACGCCAACTACGGGAAGACCCCGAGGAGGGGGGCGCACCAGGCCGGCTACAAGCCCTACTGA